The DNA sequence TTTATGTAATCAACCCGCTCCGGCGGGTTTTTTTACGCCCGGAGAAACCATGCTTACAAAATCATTCGAGCTGGAAACAGCATCGTGGGACTTGTCCCTCGATGACTCCGGCAGCATTGCTATTACTAAAAATCCTTATGCCGTGGCTCAGGACGTGGCCTGCGCCTGCTCTACCTTCCTTGGCGAGGTCTGGTACGACACCACACTCGGCATCCCTTATTACCAGCGGATCCTCGGACACTGGCCAGGCACTCAGCTTATCAACACCAAATACGCCAGCGAGGCGAAAAAACTCGATTACGTTCAGTCTGCCTTTTGCACGACAACCGTAGGAAACGGCGACCGTGCGGCGACCGGCGTTATGACAATCACCGATACGAACAACGTTACCAGCACAATCCAATATTGAGGCAATCATGGCAGATACAGTAACCGTTACGACTTCCGTACCGGCCATAACCATTTCTGATACCGGTCTGGCCGTGCCGGATGAGCTGGATATCCTTAATGGTCGCCTGACGGATTTAGACACGGCGATGGGCGGCGGGATGAGTAAATCCCTGACGACGCCGCAGGGCCAAATCGCAATGAGCGAAACAGCGATAATCGCTGATAAAAACGACCAGCTGCTGTTTATCACTAACGCGATCAACCCTGACTACTCATCAGGCCGATTCCAGGACGCTATCGGCCGCATTTATTTTATAGACCGCATTGCCGCACTGGGAACGACGGTTACCGCAACATGCACCGGGCTTGTAGGTACGTTAATTCCAGCAGGAAGCGTTGCCCAGGACGATGTTGGTTACCTGTATTCCTCTCTGGCTGACGCGACAATAGGCACTGGTGGATCGGTGGATGTGGTTTTCCAGAACCAGACAACCGGAGCCATTGCGTGTCCGATCGGGTCGCTGAATACCATTTATCGCGCTGTAACCGGATGGTCTGGCGTTAACAATGCCAGTGCTGGCGTACCCGGCAACGATGTGGAAACGCGTGCCAATTTCGAATATCGCCGTAAGCAGTCTGTTGCGCTCAACGCCAAAGGAACCCCTGAGTCTATCTATGCCGCGGTGCTAGCAGTCGATGGCGTTTCGGATGCATATGTTTACTCAAACCATAAAGGTACGGCGGTGCAGATCGGCACTACAAGTTATACCGTCCCAGCTCATTCAGTTTATGTCGCTGTTTATGGTGGCAAAGCGGCTGACATTGCGCAGGCCATCTACACCAAAAATCAGGTAGGTGCCGGTATGGCAGGCAACACCAGCTATACGGTAAAAGACACATCCTCTGGCTCGCTGACCCCGCCGCAATACGAAATAACCTGGAATACACCTACCGCGGCGAGAACTTATTTTCAGGTGCAAATCCAGAAGATTGATGCGGTCCCTTCTAATATCGTCGATCTGGTGCGTGATGCGGTAGCTTCTGCATTTACGGGGAATAGCGACAGCGTTTCAAAAGCTCGTATCGCCAGCAAGCTCTTTGCTGGTAGCTATTACGCCGTGGTGAACTATATCGATAAAAGCAGCATTAACGTGCTTTCCGTTCTGGTTAGTCTTGATGGAAAAACCTTCACTCCATCAGTGGAGTACGGAGTGGACCAAGTTCCTACGCTCGACAGTGCCGATATATCGGTAACGCTTGTATGAAAAATGTAACCGACACGATTTTAACGCAATACGCCGGAAGTCCTAAGCTGCGTGGCCTGGTCGAAACCTTTAACTCGGCGATGGATATCGATGCGTTTACTGAGGAATTTCTAAAGGCGATATGGGACGTCTCAACAGCAGAAGGCTACGGGCTGGACGTGTGGGGAAAGATTGTGAACGTTTCACGCTTTCTCAATGTTGAGGAAGAACAGACAGCCTTTGGCTTTGATGAAGCTTATATATCATCAAACGCTAACTCCCCCAAACCATTTGACCAGGCACCATTCTATGAGGGCGTCGGCCTGACGACAACATTCAGGCTCACAGATGATGCATACCGCACGCTGATCATGGCTAAAGCAATGGCCAACATTACCGACTGCACGATCCCCAACATAAACCGCCTGCTTCGCTACCTGTTTAGCGGTCGCGGTGATGTGTTCGTGGCGGTAACTGGGGTCATGGCAATTCGCTATGTTTTCGGCTTTGAGTTGACGCCTGTAGAAAGCGCCATTCTCCTCAAATCAAACGCAGTAACCAAACCAGCGGGCGTCTCCGTTGATTTAATGACGGTCGATTTCAATAACACATTCGGATTTAACGAGGCCAGCCTTCAACCTTTCGAAGTCGGAACGTTCTTCCCTGATTCAGGAATAAAAAATGCAAATTAGCTCAGTTCCAAAAAAACTACCTGTTCCTTTTGCTGACAACGGCGATAAGCAAACAATCCCCGTTGAATCACAGGTTGGCATTACAGGCGGCCGCGCTTCTTACTCGACCGGATTTCCACCATTAACCAGGACGCCTTTAAGTGCAGGAGGTATCCCTCCGTTCGGAACCGATTTTAACGGCGTGCTGAATGAGATTACAGCGGCTATTCGTTGGGGCAATGCAGGTGCAGGATATGCTTTCGATTCAAGCTTCGCTACCTCAATCTCCGGTTACCCAAAAGGCGCTTTACTACCTAACTCTGTTGGTGACGGATTCTGGCTGAACACAACAGATGCAAATAGCAACTCACCTGAAAACGCCACAGCGGCTCTTACAGGATGGGTTCCGGTTAACTCGTACGGATCTACAGCTATCACTGGCCTGTCTTCATCCAGCGTAACACTTACAACTCTACAAGCATCAAAAAACACGATCATACTAGCGGGTTCACTTACCTCTAATATCAACCTTATCGCTCCTGCCTGGTTAAAGACATGGGAGATCGTTAATAACTGTACCGGAGCATATTCAGTAACCGTTAAAACACCAGCAGGAACAGGTGTTGCTGTGCCAACCGGATCAAATGCGAGACTTCAGGGTGATGGAACAAATATCAATCAAGCTGCCGCTCCAGGATCTCTGCTGGGCTCTCCTCAAATATTCACCACCAGTGGAACCTATACACCAACGCCTGGAACCAAAGTAGCTGAGATAGAAATCATAGGAGCTGGCGGCGGCGGCGGCGGTACCGGTGCAACTTCATCCAGTACCGCTGCAGTTGCGTCTGGTGGTAATTCTGGGGCGGCAGCTAAAAAGAGGATTTTAAACCCTGTCATTACAAGCGTGGTTATAGGTATTGGTGGCGCAGGCGGCATTGGAGATAATCCGGGTTCTGCTGGTGGGGCATCCTCCTTCGGCACGATAATATCCGCCCCAGGTGGTAAAGGGGGGCTGAAGGTTACATTAACGAGTAGCTCTGCCGTAGTGAGTGCTTGCGCGGCCGCAACAGAAATCGCAACAGGTGGAGATATTAACTTTAAAAGCGGGCAGGGTTCTTATGGAACTATAGCCATTGTCGGTAGCGGATGGTCAGGTAAGGGTGGGGATTCTATCTTTGGCCCCGGTGGGGGCGGGGTATATAAATCAGACGGTATATCTGCTGTAAACCCAGGGGCTGGCGGTGGGGGTTCACATGATGAAAGTGGTGGACCGGCTCGAATAGGCGGAAAAGGTGCCAACGGTATTTGTATTATTCGGGAGTACGCATAATGGGTGCATATGCAATTGTGAACAAAGATGGCCAGGTAATAAACGCCATCGCGTGGGATCGTCAAGATCAGCCAGATTTCGATTATGGGAAAGCGGATGGTAATCAGGCAATCTTGATAGAGGAGGGTGTTGCTGCTGGACCAGGCTTTACATACGCAGACGGCAAATTCCTCGCGCCGGCACTTACGGCAGAAGAGGTTGAGCAACAAAAACAGAGGGCTATCAGCAGCAATATATCTCTCAAAGAGTCGCTTATGGCAGAGGCTACGCAGCGCAGGGATACTTTACAGGATGCCGTCGATTTGGATGAGGCAACAGAAGAAGAGGCAGCAGCGCTTCCACTATGGAAGAAATATCGGGTAATTTTGAGCAGAATAGATGCTAATACCGATCAGGCCATTAAATGGCCAGAAAAGCCATCATTATAAAAATCAAGGGGCTTGCGCCCCTAATTCTTAAAAATAATGATTAAGTAGCAAATCTTTGACCATAAGTACTGATGTAGTGAACATAATAAAGATTACAACCGAATCTTTATGAGACATTTTGTTTTCGCTAAAAATGTAAGCGATTATAATAGCTGGCATTATAAAATACCGTCCCTGAATCCCTATTACCCTAGTGGTCGGGAGTGGGCTATATTGAATAAGTAAAGCAAAAAATATCAAAACTATACTTAATAGGAATCCTAAGGTTATTGCAATATAAAAATACTTGTTGTTTTTGGGATGGAATGATTTAAGGGACATAACTAAAATTGAAAGTGAAATTATGACAAATAACCTAAAAACCCATTCAGGTATATAAATATCAAGCCACCCCAAAACACCAACAAGTTGATGCATAAATGAGTTTATAAAAAATGGGTCAAGCATCGTCCCTAAAATGATATTTATCATCTCTATAGGGTGATGGATATAGTGAGAGAATATTCCTGAATTAGATATCCCGGCATGCCTAACTCCGCCATCATTAGTATTTAGGATGGCTATTATTGTCCATGCGACTATAGGCAATGCTGTGGCAAAAGAATATAATATATGCTTTCTGTTTCCGGTTATAAATGCAAGGCTGAATGGCAGCAAAATTAGTGCGGCTAGATTAGGCTTACAGGTTCCTACGATAAATATAAGAAAGTAGATAAGAGCTGTTTGCCACTTACGTGATCTTTCCGTACCATTTTGCTTGGTAAGTGACGCATACAGAGACATAATAAGCGCTGTGATGGCAATTACTGTTCCGTCAATGCTTGCCGATGAGAACTGAAACACAGACATTGGCAAAGCCATGACGGCTAAAGCTATCGCCGGTATGCGATGGATACGCCACGCAAATAAAATAATTAATATACTGGTTAGAAATGTAAATATTCTCGCGAGCATGTAGGTTTTGTATATGCTTAGTCCTAATAATTTACCAGAAAATAATGCTAACGATTGTGGCAAGTATATGGCGGGGAAATAAAGAGAAACATTTGGTGCTTTAAGGTACTCTCTGTTATCACTCCAATTAATTTTTTTAGATCTATTAATTTGATCTGCCATAGATATTTTGCTTTTATCAAATCCAAGCATGGTAAATAATCCCATAAATTCAACATAAGAGCTATCTATGGTTGTTCCGGTAATCTTTCCATGCTCATTTTCAAGCAGTATCTCCCCTCTGGATAATGTATCAGCCCTAACGATGTGGTAATGCTCATCAGGAGATGACATTGGAGGGTTTGAGGTATTAATATAAAAAAACGAACTTAGAGCAAGAAAAAAAATAAGCAAATAATTTCCCCGCCCGCCTTCCTTAAATAGACCTAAAAATAACCCTTTCATTCCATTACCTCAAATATGAACTTTAATCGCTTTGTCTACATTTTTACCACACTTAATAATTTTTTATAAGACTTATCTTAACTAAATCCTTGCAAATCAGTCATGTTTTCCTACCCAAGCCGTAATTAGCTTTAACCCGAACTACTCATTCCTAACCCTTCCGCCAGTTGCCATCGCGCCGCCACCTGAACTGCTGTATATAAAAACAGTATTTACGTGAGGTGCGCATGGGCGGCAAAGACGACAATTACAAAGTGGTTTACCGCGGAGAATCCCTCCTGTTCACGCGAGAGGGTGAATGGGTCTTCTTCCAGCGTCCGAAACATTGCGGCGGCGGCTGGTGGCTGGGCCGGGCGTATTCTGATTGTTTCTGGCTTGAGTTTGAGCGGCCGACATCGCTGTCGGTTGGGATACTGTATCTGTTGAGCCTGGACAGTGTGCGGAACGGCGATCAGTTCGATGATGACTTTGAGCTGATCGGGTGATGGGTGTGTCGTAGGTGTGTCGCAGATTTTTGCAGGCGAATGCCAGTGGACTTCACTCAACGACACTCAACGACACAAATCATGTTGCGAGCATGGATTTTAGCAGTATTTACAGTGTGTTAAATTAAGTCCTACTATCTTCTAAGCCGTAGGTCACAGGTTCGAATCCTGTAGGGCGTACCATTCTTACTTCTCCCGTCGTCTACTAAAGTCCACAAAACCCCAGCCAGTAAGCACTTTCCCGCTAGTCCAGTTATCTCAACGTCTACTAACATCTATTGAAATTAACAACCGTGTGGGGGTACATTTGGGGGTATAGTTCTGTTCAATGAAATGAGATACCCCCAAATTGAAACTCAATGCCCGCACAGTGGACACTTCAAAGGCCAAAGATAAAGCCTATAAGCTCTCTGATGGCGGTGGCTTGTACCTTCTGGTTAACACTAATGGCTCACGCTACTGGCGCTTAAAATATCGCGTTGCAGGAAAAGAAAAGCTTCTGGCACTGGGGGTATATCCTGATGTGTCTTTGGCGGATGCCAGGGCAAAGCGCGATGAAGCAAAACGCACTTTGGCTGCTGCTGGTGATCCGGGCCAGGTTAAACAGACAGAGAAACAGGCCAAAATTCTGGCCGTCAGCAACAGCTTTGAGGCACTGGCGATTGAATGGCATGAGCATAAACGCCCTAACTGGTCACAGGGCTATGCCAGTGACATTCTGGAGTACCTGAAAAAAGATGTGTTCCCATTTATCGGTAAGAATGCCATCGCAGAAATCAAAGCAGCAGAAATGCTTCTGGTGCTCAGAAAGATGGAGCAGCGTGGCGTTCTGGATAAGCTGAAGAAAACCCGCCAGGCTTGTCGCCAGATTTTTACCTATGCCGTTATCACTGGCAGGGCAGAGCATAACCCTGTGACCGATCTCGCCGGCGCACTCAAAGCGCCAAAGCAAAAACATTTTCCTCATCTTCTTATCGAGCAAATTGGCGGCTTTCTTCGCGCACTCAGTGAATACACGGGCAGTAAGGTTACACAGAACGCCACCCGGCTACTGATGCTTACTGGCACGCGCACGATTGAATTGCGTGCTGCTGAATGGGCTGAATTCAATTTAGAGAAAGGAATCTGGCAGATACCAGCAGAACGGATGAAGATGCGCCGTCCTCACGTAGTGCCGCTTTCCATCCAGGCTAAATCTCTCCTTGAAGAAATCTACCAACTGACGGGAAGAGGGCGCTTTGTATTCCCAGGGCGCAACGATGCCGGTAAGACAATGAGCGAAGCCAGTATCAATCAGGTGATCAAACGTATCGGCTATGACGGTAAAGCTACCGGTCACGGTTTCCGGCACACCATGAGCACCATTCTGCATGAGCAGGGCTACAACACTGCCTGGATTGAAACGCAGCTGGCTCACGCCGATAAGAACAGCATTCGCGGTACTTATAACCATGCCCAATATCTGGAAGGTCGCCGTGAAATGCTTCAGTGGTATGCCGACTATATGGATGCGCTGGAAAAGGGCGATAACGTGGTTCACGGTTCGTTTGGGAAACGCGCTTAACTGGATGAATAGACAGCCTCAGTAGACCACAGTAGACTGTTCTGGACATTATGTGACTTGGGGGGTGTACATGCCTGTATATGATGATCTGCCTGATCTGACCCACTGGCGAACGGTTCAAGAATTTAGCATTGAGCAAGCCGCACTCTTATGTTCTGGTATAGATCCTTATGAACGCAATTTGATAGAAGTCAGAACTGAGAACCATCCAAGATGGAAACTGGCTTGGGGTCTTTCAGATGGCATGCTTAGCGCTATACGAAGGGGTGTATTAACTCCCGTAGAATGTATTGCGATTCGGCGTTATGAGGAATGGAATAGCCCAGATGAATATTATCAGGTGAAACCAACTGAAAGAGGGCACGAATTAAGTAAAGATAAGACTATAATCACGCGTGACTCATTATTTGCATGGGTTAGGGCAGAAAAGGTTGATATAGCCAGAAAGCCATTACCAAAAACACTTAATCTTCCATCACGGTCACAAAATGGTTGGCGAAGTCATTCGGCAGAAGTAGTTATTGATGTGAATCCCGAAGAAGAAAAGCAAAGTGTCTTGATGCTTTCACAATATAATCATCACAGCGAAGGCTTAGAATTTGTTCAAGACGCAATAAAAGAACTTTGGTCTACTTATGACGAAGATAATCCTCAGACAGCCCCCACAAAAAACGAAGTAATTGATTACCTCACCGGAAGAGGGGCAGGTAAAAACATGGCAGATGCTGTTAACCTTGTGCTGCGCCCTTCTCACCTACAAGGGATCGGAAGAAGGTCAAAGAAATCAAAATGATAAATGGTGCCACTATTGCTAAGAAAAGGGGGGGTGCCAATCTGATTAGCGCAAAATTTCAATCCATTTTGGCCGCCGTTAAACTTAGAAACGGTAGGCCCCTTTATCTTTTTACCTCGAACTAATGGTGGACACACGGAAAAATAACACCCATCTATATTGACTGTTTTTTTAGTGTAATTATCTCGTAAACCGCAATAGACGTTACGAGGTAAATATGTCTCAATCATTAATTCGCTTATCAGAAGTACAACGCCGCACTGGCTACAGTAAGGCTTGGATATATCGCTTACTCAAAGAAGAACGCTTCCCTTCTTCCATCAAAATTGGTAGCCGTGCCATTGCTTTTATCGAAAGTGAAATTGACGAGTGGATTAATCAGCGCATCGCTGAATCTCGCGGCGAGGTGGCATGATGAAAATGAAAAACCGCCCATTTCAGGCGGCTAATCAGGGAGCTGACGCCTCTGATATTACGCCTGCCACAGTTATTAAGATAACCCCAAAGAAACACCGCGCTCGCGTCTACATGATACGTACCGGCGTTAATGGCTTCACTGAGAACGAGATCCTTCGCTACTGCCGCTTGTCCAGCGCCCGTAACTACGCGACAGAACTGGAAAGAAGGCTTGATATTCGCCTGGAGCGCATCGACGAGCCTAATGGTGATGGCATCGGTAGCCACTTCCGTTACCGGATTACCTGCCGCGCTGACGTGATGCGAGTGATTCAACTGGTTAATAGTAATGCCGCTGCTGGTGGATATACCGGCCTGTCTCGGCGTGAGATTAACTACATTCTTTCCCTATACCCGGATGCGTTCAATGCCGCTTAACGGAGCCTGATAAATGAAAACTAAAAAAAGCAGATTAATTTCTGAGGCCGCCCCTCAGCCCGCCACTAGCATGACAGCTATTTTCACTGCTGATGAAGATAATATTTCGGTGATTAAATTCGAGGGTAAATCGGTGCGAATCGTCAGCGTCTGCGGTGAGCCTTGGTTTATTGCCAAAGATATTTGTGAAGCGCTGGAAATTTCCGATCACAAAGTCGCATTGCGTCGATTAGATAATGATGAGAAGGGGGAGTGTTTAACACCCACCCCCGGAGGCCAGCAGCTTATGCGTAGGGTTGGTGAATCCGGCTTTTACAAGCTGATCGCACGTAGCCGCAAGGCCACCACGCCTGGCACATTCGCCCACCGCTTCAGCAACTGGGTATTCCGTGAGGTTATCCCATCAATCCGTAAAACCGGCTCATACGGCGTGCCATTCGCATTCCTGAACGATCACAGTAAGCGCCAGGCTGCGTATGACAAGAAGGCCAGCAAGCGCGGTAAAGACCTGCAGGCGTGTAAGGGGGAGAAAGCTAGCCTTGCTGTTGAAGAGGCCGCGCTTTGGCTGAAGTACCAACCTCAGTTGCCGGAGGTTCACTAATGAACGCCTTCCAGAAAGGATCCTGCTCGCTGGCTGGCCTGTTAGCAAAAGTTAGCCTTGGGAACCTGACAATACCTAACATCCACTCAGCCAAAAATTTGGCTTTGTATATAACAAAAGATAGCGTCCTGATGTGTAAGGCAGTGTCTTACACTGGTAGTGCGGGTTATCACAAGCACTTAAAAAACTGCTTGCCCTCTCCACAAACTTCGGATTATCCTCAACTTGCACTGGCAAAATCCAGTGCCGGGATTGGTCTCCCGGATATGTTATCGGCGACACATGACGCGCCTGGCGTCTTTTTTTGTGTCTTCAATCTGTCTCACCCTTTTTTCAGCGATGCGGTTATAATCCGTGCCGCTCACAAAGTAATGGTGGGCTGGGTGGTGGCTTCTTCGGAAGCGCCGGTTTCCGATAACGCCGGTAAGACCAACTCCGCTCAGTCCACCACCAGCAAGATTGGTCTCTTCGGTGGTGGTATAAAATACCAGTTATCGGAGGCTGCCATCATGGCTACTACCCTCACCCAAGCTACACCCAAATTTCAGTTTCGCTTTCTGGCTCTGTCACGCGCTGACATGCTGGCTAAACCTTGCCGCGTCTCCGTTGAAGCCACCAGCGAGAAAGAAGCCCGCCGCGTTCTGGCACCCCATTTCATCCTGTCATTAGCTGCCCGTCAGCCGGTTCAGGAGGTAGCTCATGCGTGATAACAACCTCTCTTCATACAAAGACAATTTGCGCCACGTTCTGGCTGTAGTTGGCCGTGAATCTGCGCCTGTTCCCGCCACGGCAGAGAACATTTCACGCGACCGACTGCTGCGTGCGCAGGCCGGGTTATGCCACCTGTTGACGGAAGTGATCCCCAACACATCCCCCGAGCTTCTGCGTGAAGAGGTTTATCGCTGGGTGGAAGAAATCCATAACCTGACCCGCTTTGAAGAGTGCGATGCGCAAAGAGAATCCAGGACGCACAAAGTGTCAGTAGATGCTGGCCGCAATTCTAAAAACAAGGAAGAGCAGGCCAAACAATGACGCTCATTACCCAAAACTTCCGACTTAATGCGCTGGCGAACCAGTATTCAGCAGCAATTTATGACCATCTCAAACGGCAGAACGATGGCGACTGGTTCCCGATGGAAATCAAGGGCCAGCGGGTTGAGGTTGCCATTGTGGACGGTTCAGCCGGTATCAGGCTGCTGGTGGATAGCTATCTGCTTGAGCCGATAAAGCAGGAATATCCGCACTGGGAGGCACTGGCGGGCAATCTGCTGACCCTCTGCACAGACGGCGGCAGCCTCACTGAGCGCGGTGAAAGCATCTGGCAGAGCATGATTAATGACATGAGCACCTCTCTTTCTAAAGGGGAGGTGAGTTTCCATGCGTAACTATGACCTTATTCGAGAGACGACGACCGCCGCGGCTGACCGCTGGCCGATGGTACTGAGCCAGCTGGGCATTGACGTCCCCCGTTCACCCCGCCAGCACGCATCGTGCCCCGCCTGTGGCGGTAAAGATCGCTTCCGTTTCGATGATAAAGGGCGCGGTAGCTTTTTCTGCAACCAGTGTGGCGCGGGAGATGGCTTAGACCTGATCCAGAAGGTTAATCAGTGCGGCACCACTGAGGCCGCCCGCATGGCGGCTGATGTGCTGGGTATTGATTACCGGGCAACAGAAACAGACCAGAAAGCTGCCAGCCAGAGAAGGCAGCAGCTGGATGAGCAGCGTCACCAGCATGAGCAGGAGCGCCAGCAGAAGGAGGCAGCAGAAGCAGCACAGCGCCGCGACAGCTTTGTGAGCCACTATCAGAGGCTCGCAGCGCAAACCAGGGCAGGCGAAAGCGAATATCTGATTGCCAGAGGGCTAAACGGTTTCACGCTGCCTTGCTTGTCCGATGGTTCAATTCTGCTGCCGCTGGTGGATGAATCCGGCGATGTGGCCGCAGCACAGACCATCACACCGCAGGGGGAAAAGAAAGTGCTCTATGGCTCAGCCAAGCGCGGAGCGTGGCACCTTGTTAACCAGCCGCAGGAAGTAAAGGAAATCATCATTGGTGAAGGGCTGGCGACAACCCTCACCGCTCACCTGATGCGGCCTGATGCGCTGGCAGCGGTGGCGCTTGACGCCGGTAATCTACCGCCCGTTGCGAAGGCTATGCGCAGCCTGTATCCGAATGCCACATTCATCATTGCCGGTGATAACGACTGGCATGAGCCAGGGGAACTTGATGCCAACGGTAAGCCGAAGGTAAATAGCGGCAAGGTGTTCGCTGAAAGAGCCGCCGAAGCCGTCAATGGCTCAGTGTCATTACCACCGACCCGCTACAAAGCCGACTGGGATGATTACCGCCAGCAGAGCGGGCTGGAAGCAGCAGCAAAATATTTTGCATCTGGAATGTATCAACTGCAGGAGGAAAACATGGGCGCTCAACTGGAAGTGATTGAAGGCGGCAAAACAGCAGCGCCGGATCGTGATGCGCTCAAGCCACGCATTGAAAGCCGTCAGGATGGTGTGTACTGGGTTGAGCCAAACACCGATAAGCAAACCGGGGAGATCATCAATCGTGAAAGCTGGCTGTGCTCTCCCCTGCAGGTAATCGGCACAGGGCGCGATGATAAAGACCAGTTTCTGATTCTGCGCTGGGAGGCATGGGGTTCAGACAGTGAAACTGTACAGGCAATCCCGCTGGCTGACATTGGCGAACGTGAGGGATGGAGAACGCTCAAAGCTGGTGGCGTGAACGTCACCACCAAAAGCGGGCTGAGAGCGATTCTGGCGGACTGGCTACAGCGTAACGGGTCAAGAGAAGTCTGGAGAGTGGCGCACGCTACAGGGTGGCAGTGCGGCGCTTATATCATGCCGGATGGGGAGGTCATCGGCACACCCGATAAGCCAGTACTTTTCAGCGGTCGCAGTTCTGCCGCAGCCGGTTACACCTGCCGGGGAAGCGCAGAGAGCTGGCGTCAAAATGTTGGGGCGCTCGCTGCCGGTAACTATTCGATGATGACGGGCATTGCTGCCGCGCTGGCTGCGCCCCTGATTGGCTTGGCGGGCGCGGATGGCTTCGGCATTCACTTCTATGAGCAATCCAGCGCCGGCAAAACCACAACCGCAAATGTTGCCAGCAGCCTCTACGGTAATCCTGACCAGCTGCGCCTGACGTGGTACGGCACCGCACTGGGGCTGGCTAATGAGGCCGCCGCCCACAACGATGCGCTGATGCCGCTGGATGAGGTGGGTCAGGGCGCTGATCCAGTCAGCGTCTCACAGTCAGCCTACGCGCTGTTCAACGGTGTGGGGAAACTGCAGGGAGCTAAAGAAGGCGGCAACCGTGACCTGAAGCGCTGGCGCACTGTAGCGATAAGCACAGGTGAGATGGATTTAGAAACGTTCATCGCTATGGCCGGACGAAAAGCCAAAGCGGGCCAGCTGGTCAGACTGCTGAACATTCCGCTGAGTAAGGCGGTGCGATTCCACCAGCATGCGAACGGTAAACAGCACGCTGACGCGCTTAAAGATGCCTGGCAGAACCACCACGGCGCAGCGGGTAAGGAATGGATTAAGTGGTTAGCGGGTAATCAGCATCTGGCTATGGAGGCGGTCAGGAAAGCTGAGGAACGCTGGCGCAGCCTGATACCGGCAGAATACGGCGAGCAGGTTCACCGCGTAGGCGCTCGCTTTGCCATCCTTGAGGCTTCACTGCTGCTGGGCCGCGTTATTACCGGGTGGGACGAGCAGACGTGCCGGGATGCCATTCAGCACAGCTATAACGCCTGGGTGAGAGAGTTCGGTACCGGCAACAAAGAGCATCAGCAAATCATCGCCCAGTGTGAGGCGTTTCTTAACGCCAACGGCTACAGCCGGTTTGCGCCATTCCCGTATGACCCTCAATCGCTGCCTGTACGCGATATGGCGGGTTATCGTGCCAGCGGCAGCCATGACGATGATCCGATTATGTTCTACACCTTCCCGGCAACTTTTGAGCAGGAGATCGCCAGCGGATTCAATCCCAAGCAGTTTGCCCGTGTGCTGGTGGAAAGCGGGATGCTGACACCACCAGCCAGCGGCAGAGGCTACCAGAG is a window from the Pantoea sp. CCBC3-3-1 genome containing:
- a CDS encoding host cell division inhibitor Icd-like protein, which gives rise to MNAFQKGSCSLAGLLAKVSLGNLTIPNIHSAKNLALYITKDSVLMCKAVSYTGSAGYHKHLKNCLPSPQTSDYPQLALAKSSAGIGLPDMLSATHDAPGVFFCVFNLSHPFFSDAVIIRAAHKVMVGWVVASSEAPVSDNAGKTNSAQSTTSKIGLFGGGIKYQLSEAAIMATTLTQATPKFQFRFLALSRADMLAKPCRVSVEATSEKEARRVLAPHFILSLAARQPVQEVAHA
- a CDS encoding transcriptional regulator is translated as MRDNNLSSYKDNLRHVLAVVGRESAPVPATAENISRDRLLRAQAGLCHLLTEVIPNTSPELLREEVYRWVEEIHNLTRFEECDAQRESRTHKVSVDAGRNSKNKEEQAKQ
- a CDS encoding TOPRIM and DUF927 domain-containing protein; this encodes MRNYDLIRETTTAAADRWPMVLSQLGIDVPRSPRQHASCPACGGKDRFRFDDKGRGSFFCNQCGAGDGLDLIQKVNQCGTTEAARMAADVLGIDYRATETDQKAASQRRQQLDEQRHQHEQERQQKEAAEAAQRRDSFVSHYQRLAAQTRAGESEYLIARGLNGFTLPCLSDGSILLPLVDESGDVAAAQTITPQGEKKVLYGSAKRGAWHLVNQPQEVKEIIIGEGLATTLTAHLMRPDALAAVALDAGNLPPVAKAMRSLYPNATFIIAGDNDWHEPGELDANGKPKVNSGKVFAERAAEAVNGSVSLPPTRYKADWDDYRQQSGLEAAAKYFASGMYQLQEENMGAQLEVIEGGKTAAPDRDALKPRIESRQDGVYWVEPNTDKQTGEIINRESWLCSPLQVIGTGRDDKDQFLILRWEAWGSDSETVQAIPLADIGEREGWRTLKAGGVNVTTKSGLRAILADWLQRNGSREVWRVAHATGWQCGAYIMPDGEVIGTPDKPVLFSGRSSAAAGYTCRGSAESWRQNVGALAAGNYSMMTGIAAALAAPLIGLAGADGFGIHFYEQSSAGKTTTANVASSLYGNPDQLRLTWYGTALGLANEAAAHNDALMPLDEVGQGADPVSVSQSAYALFNGVGKLQGAKEGGNRDLKRWRTVAISTGEMDLETFIAMAGRKAKAGQLVRLLNIPLSKAVRFHQHANGKQHADALKDAWQNHHGAAGKEWIKWLAGNQHLAMEAVRKAEERWRSLIPAEYGEQVHRVGARFAILEASLLLGRVITGWDEQTCRDAIQHSYNAWVREFGTGNKEHQQIIAQCEAFLNANGYSRFAPFPYDPQSLPVRDMAGYRASGSHDDDPIMFYTFPATFEQEIASGFNPKQFARVLVESGMLTPPASGRGYQRKSPRINKRQYNVYVIQYRPEDESAEE